One Streptomyces sp. NBC_00554 DNA segment encodes these proteins:
- the ppdK gene encoding pyruvate, phosphate dikinase: MSENKDPHVAESAVEGVKFVYDFTEGNKDLKDLLGGKGANLAEMTNLGLPVPPGFTISTEACKTYLDSGEEPAALRDEVSAHLDALELRMGKKLGQADNPLLVSVRSGAKFSMPGMMDTVLNIGLSDKSVQGLAKQAGDDRFAWDSYRRLIQMFGKTVLGVDGELFEDALEAAKEAKKVTVDTDLEAADLKKLVTKFKKIVKTEAGRDFPQEPREQMDLAIHAVFDSWNTDRAKLYRRQERIPHDLGTAVNVCSMVFGNLGPDSGTGVAFTRDPASGHQGVYGDYLQNAQGEDVVAGIRNTVPLAELEQIDKKSYDQLMQIMTTLENHYKDLCDIEFTIERGQLWMLQTRVGKRTAGAAFRIATQLVDQGLIDEAEALQRVTGAQLAQLMFPRFDDEAKVDQIGRGIAASPGAAVGKAVFDSYTAIKWSRSGEKVILIRRETNPDDLDGMIAAEGILTSRGGKTSHAAVVARGMGKTCVCGAEELEVDTKRRRLTSPSGVVVEEGDVVSIDGSTGKVYLGEVPVVPSPVVEYFEGRMHAGADDADELVAAVHRIMAYADRVRRLRVRANADNAEDALRARRFGAQGIGLCRTEHMFLGDRRELVERLILADTDAEREESLKELLPLQKQDFIELFEAMDGLPVTIRLLDPPLHEFLPDITELSVRVALAESRKDSNENDLRLLQAVHRLHEQNPMLGLRGVRLGLVIPGLFTMQVRAIAEAAAERKNAKADPRAEIMIPLVGTVQELEIVREEADEVIAEVQAATGTELKLAIGTMIELPRAALTAGQIAEAAEFFSFGTNDLTQTVWGFSRDDVEASFFTAYLEKGIFGVSPFETIDRDGVGKLVRDAAIAGRETRPDLKLGVCGEHGGDPESVHFFHEVGLDYVSCSPFRIPVARLEAGRAASSSAGSDHR, translated from the coding sequence GTGTCGGAAAACAAAGATCCCCACGTAGCTGAGAGCGCGGTTGAGGGAGTGAAGTTCGTTTATGACTTCACCGAGGGCAACAAAGACCTCAAGGACCTCCTCGGCGGCAAGGGTGCGAACCTCGCCGAGATGACCAACCTGGGTCTTCCCGTCCCTCCGGGCTTCACGATCTCCACCGAGGCGTGCAAGACGTACCTCGACAGCGGCGAGGAGCCGGCGGCACTGCGTGACGAGGTGAGTGCACACCTCGACGCGCTGGAGCTGCGGATGGGCAAGAAGCTCGGGCAGGCCGATAACCCCCTGCTCGTATCCGTCCGTTCCGGTGCGAAGTTCTCCATGCCGGGCATGATGGACACCGTCCTGAACATCGGGCTCTCCGACAAGTCGGTGCAGGGCCTCGCCAAGCAGGCCGGTGACGACCGCTTCGCGTGGGACTCGTACCGCCGTCTCATCCAGATGTTCGGCAAGACGGTCCTCGGCGTCGACGGCGAGCTCTTCGAGGACGCGCTGGAGGCGGCGAAGGAGGCCAAGAAGGTCACCGTCGACACGGACCTCGAAGCGGCGGACCTGAAGAAGCTGGTCACGAAGTTCAAGAAGATCGTCAAGACCGAGGCCGGGCGGGACTTCCCGCAGGAGCCGCGCGAGCAGATGGACCTCGCCATCCACGCGGTCTTCGACTCCTGGAACACCGACCGCGCCAAGCTCTACCGCCGCCAGGAGCGCATCCCGCACGACCTCGGCACGGCGGTCAACGTCTGCTCGATGGTCTTCGGCAACCTCGGCCCCGACTCGGGTACGGGCGTCGCGTTCACCCGCGACCCGGCCTCCGGCCACCAGGGCGTGTACGGCGACTACCTCCAGAACGCGCAGGGCGAGGACGTCGTCGCGGGCATCCGCAACACGGTCCCGCTCGCCGAGCTGGAGCAGATCGACAAGAAGTCGTACGACCAGCTCATGCAGATCATGACGACCCTGGAGAACCACTACAAGGATCTCTGCGACATCGAGTTCACCATCGAGCGCGGACAGCTGTGGATGCTCCAGACGCGTGTCGGCAAGCGCACGGCGGGTGCGGCCTTCCGTATCGCCACGCAGCTCGTCGACCAGGGTCTGATCGACGAGGCCGAGGCGCTGCAGCGGGTGACGGGTGCGCAGTTGGCCCAGCTGATGTTCCCCCGCTTCGACGACGAGGCGAAGGTCGACCAGATCGGCCGGGGCATCGCGGCGTCGCCGGGTGCGGCGGTCGGCAAGGCGGTCTTCGACTCGTACACCGCGATCAAGTGGTCGCGTTCGGGCGAGAAGGTCATCCTGATCCGCCGCGAGACGAACCCGGACGACCTCGACGGCATGATCGCCGCCGAGGGCATCCTGACCAGCCGCGGCGGCAAGACCTCCCACGCGGCCGTCGTCGCGCGAGGCATGGGCAAGACGTGTGTGTGCGGCGCCGAGGAGCTCGAAGTCGACACCAAGCGGCGGCGGTTGACGTCTCCGAGCGGTGTGGTGGTGGAAGAGGGCGACGTCGTCTCGATCGACGGCTCCACGGGCAAGGTGTACTTGGGCGAGGTCCCGGTCGTCCCGTCCCCGGTCGTCGAGTACTTCGAGGGCCGGATGCACGCGGGTGCCGACGACGCCGACGAGCTGGTCGCCGCCGTGCACCGGATCATGGCGTACGCGGACCGCGTCCGTCGGCTCCGCGTCCGCGCCAACGCCGACAACGCCGAGGACGCGTTGCGCGCCCGGCGCTTCGGCGCCCAGGGCATCGGCCTGTGCCGCACGGAGCACATGTTCCTGGGCGACCGCCGCGAGCTCGTGGAACGGCTGATCCTGGCCGACACGGACGCCGAGCGCGAGGAGTCGCTCAAGGAGCTGCTGCCGCTCCAGAAGCAGGACTTCATCGAGCTGTTCGAGGCGATGGACGGGCTGCCGGTGACGATCCGTCTCCTGGACCCGCCGCTGCACGAGTTCCTGCCCGACATCACCGAGCTGTCGGTCCGGGTGGCCCTCGCGGAGTCCCGCAAGGACTCCAACGAGAACGACCTGCGCCTCCTCCAGGCCGTCCACCGCCTGCACGAGCAGAACCCGATGCTGGGCCTGCGCGGCGTGCGTCTCGGCCTGGTCATCCCCGGCCTGTTCACCATGCAGGTACGGGCGATCGCCGAGGCCGCCGCCGAGCGCAAGAACGCCAAGGCCGACCCTCGCGCCGAGATCATGATCCCGCTCGTCGGTACGGTGCAGGAGCTGGAGATCGTCCGCGAGGAGGCCGACGAGGTCATCGCCGAGGTCCAGGCCGCGACGGGCACCGAACTCAAGCTCGCCATCGGCACGATGATCGAACTCCCGCGCGCCGCGCTGACCGCCGGTCAGATCGCCGAGGCCGCGGAGTTCTTCTCCTTCGGCACGAACGACCTCACCCAGACGGTCTGGGGCTTCTCCCGAGACGACGTAGAGGCGTCCTTCTTCACCGCCTACCTCGAGAAGGGCATCTTCGGAGTCTCCCCCTTCGAGACCATCGACCGCGACGGCGTCGGCAAGCTCGTACGCGACGCCGCCATCGCCGGCCGCGAAACCCGCCCCGACCTCAAACTCGGCGTCTGCGGCGAACACGGCGGCGACCCCGAGTCCGTCCACTTCTTCCACGAGGTGGGGCTGGATTACGTGTCCTGCTCGCCGTTCCGGATTCCGGTGGCGCGGCTTGAGGCGGGGCGCGCGGCGTCGTCTTCGGCGGGGAGTGACCACCGCTGA